A region of Carassius gibelio isolate Cgi1373 ecotype wild population from Czech Republic chromosome B11, carGib1.2-hapl.c, whole genome shotgun sequence DNA encodes the following proteins:
- the LOC127968281 gene encoding polypyrimidine tract-binding protein 1-like translates to MDGRLETELYPLGSSYAELDVVHDIAVGTKRGSDELFSCVSSGPYIMTSAANGNDSKKFKGDIRSPSVPSRVIHVRKLPNDINEAEVISLGLPFGKVTNLLMLKGKNQAFLEMNTEEAAQTMVTYYSSVTPVIRNHPIFMQYSNHKELKTDNSPNQVRAQAALQAVNAVQTGGMTLSAVDPSGLTGPSPVLRVIVENLFYPVTLDVLHQIFSKFGTVLKVITFTKNNQFQALLQFVDGLTAQHAKLALDGQNIYNGCCTLRTSFSKLTSLNVKYNNDKSRDYTRPDLPTGDSHPTIEHHAMAAAFASPGIISASPYAAAHAFPPAFTIQQAAGLTIPGVPGAFASLAMPGSAAAAAAASRLGFPVFPGTHCVMLVSNLNPERVTPHCLFILFGVYGDVLRVKIMFNKKENALIQMSDGTQAQLAMSHLNGQKLYGRPLRITLSKHTTVQMPREGHEDQGLTKDYSSSPLHRFKKPGSKNYSNIFPPSSTLHLSNIPPLVVEDDLKMLFATSGALVKNFKFFQKDRKMALIQMGSVEEAIESLIQFHNHDLGENHHLRVSFSKSII, encoded by the exons ATGGACGG CCGCCTAGAGACTGAACTGTATCCTTTGGGATCGAGTTACGCAGAATTAGA CGTCGTTCACGATATTGCAGTTGGAACAAAG agaGGATCTGACGAGCTGTTCTCCTGTGTTTCCAGCGGGCCCTATATCATGACCTCAGCAG CCAACGGCAACGACAGCAAGAAGTTCAAAGGTGACATCAGAAGTCCTAGCGTCCCGTCCAGAGTTATACATGTCCGCAAGCTGCCCAATGACATCAACGAAGCGGAGGTCATCTCCCTCGGCCTTCCCTTTGGCAAAGTCACCAATCTGCTCATGCTGAAGGGAAAGAACCAG GCTTTTTTGGAAATGAATACTGAAGAAGCAGCCCAGACGATGGTTACTTACTACTCCTCCGTAACGCCCGTCATCAGGAATCATCCCATCTTCATGCAGTACTCAAACCACAAAGAGCTAAAAACAGACAACTCACCGAACCAAGTG aggGCACAGGCAGCACTGCAGGCGGTGAATGCTGTCCAGACAGGTGGCATGACTCTAAGTGCTGTTGACCCATCTGGTTTGACTGGACCCAGCCCTGTCCTGAGGGTCATCGTTGAAAACCTCTTCTACCCCGTGACCCTAGATGTCCTGCACCAG ATCTTCTCGAAGTTTGGCACTGTGCTGAAAGTGATCACTTTCACAAAAAACAACCAATTTCAAGCTCTCCTCCAGTTTGTTGATGGCCTGACGGCACAACATGCCAAGCTG GCTCTAGATGGACAGAACATCTACAATGGCTGCTGTACCTTGCGTACCAGCTTTTCCAAACTTACCAGTTTAAACGTCAAATATAATAACGACAAGAGCCGTGACTACACTCGCCCGGACCTGCCAACTGGGGACAGCCATCCCACTATTGAACATCATGCTATGGCTGCTGCTTTCG CTTCTCCCGGGATCATCTCTGCCTCACCATACGCAGCAGCGCATGCCTTCCCTCCGGCTTTTACTATCCAGCAGGCTGCAG GGTTGACAATACCTGGGGTTCCCGGAGCCTTCGCCTCGCTGGCCATGCCAGGGTCAGCGGCGGCCGCAGCGGCTGCGAGCAGACTGGGGTTCCCCGTCTTCCCCGGCACCCATTGCGTCATGCTGGTCAGCAACCTGAACCCTGAG AGAGTTACGCCCCACTGCCTCTTTATTCTCTTCG GTGTATATGGGGATGTATTGAGAGTTAAAATCATGTTCAATAAGAAGGAGAACGCTCTCATACAGATGTCTGATGGGACACAGGCTCAGCTTG CAATGAGCCATCTAAACGGGCAGAAGTTGTACGGCAGACCGCTGCGCATCACGCTGTCCAAACACACGACTGTCCAGATGCCACGAGAGGGACATGAGGACCAGGGTCTCACCAAAGACTACAGCAGCTCTCCTCTCCATCGCTTCAAGAAGCCAGGCTCCAAAAACTACTCCAACATCTTTCCTCCCTCGTCTACCCTGCACCTGTCGAACATCCC GCCCTTGGTTGTTGAAGATGACCTCAAGATGCTCTTTGCTACCAGTGGTGCTCTTGTCAAGAACTTCAAGTTCTTTCA GAAGGATCGCAAGATGGCTCTGATTCAGATGGGTTCAGTGGAGGAAGCGATCGAGTCCCTCATCCAGTTCCACAACCATGATCTCGGAGAAAACCACCATCTTAGGGTTTCTTTCTCCAAGTCCATCATTTGA